In one Lolium rigidum isolate FL_2022 chromosome 3, APGP_CSIRO_Lrig_0.1, whole genome shotgun sequence genomic region, the following are encoded:
- the LOC124696850 gene encoding uncharacterized protein LOC124696850, translating into MASLANTTALHVSQTFRRRRSTTVPRLRSSFRCQSRLPTEPPINGGGGGGGGKKRAWWVAMAERAHGSVVKAGMAVQENLSPKQKGDWKDVALMSLSFAVYVYISQKIVCTYCAYVSMIHHH; encoded by the coding sequence ATGGCTTCCCTGGCCAACACCACCGCTCTACATGTCTCCCAAACCTTCAGACGACGACGTAGCACCACCGTCCCCCGGCTAAGATCCTCCTTCCGCTGCCAAAGCCGGCTACCGACCGAGCCGCCGatcaatggcggcggcggcggaggaggagggaagAAGAGGGCATGGTGGGTCGCCATGGCCGAGAGGGCGCATGGCAGCGTCGTGAAGGCGGGCATGGCCGTGCAGGAGAACCTGAGCCCGAAGCAGAAGGGGGACTGGAAGGACGTCGCGTTGATGAGCCTCTCCTTCGCCGTCTACGTCTATATCTCCCAGAAGATCGTGTGTACATACTGCGCCTATGTTTCCATGATCCATCACCACTAG
- the LOC124695041 gene encoding uncharacterized protein LOC124695041, which translates to MSARRPMRGQHGTATATATPRVLNLSRRSSAGGRPSRAAGRAQQPRPAATKPVVNLGALFEMERRVRGLESAPASPPPRPRSRAARRPPQEEEEDAGEREEKWRFQAEILRAECNFLRMEREVALRKLDCHRGQMEAALKTAVETLASGRKKIDGRGEAGVAAALDEGIEDLEGMMEELRVDKESGRRAMSGAGARELRRSHGRNFDRQASSLRRRLEKMPSADAEHAVCKDICEIAHPVAPTPPRPAEHSSRDDDHGPSANLSDVEMLRVKMEGMSNGMRERMAEYSRRLEAVAGGGDNNAGCQSRKCGGRHSRKPSACSQRSWSGSSSASNTGNAAAAVRHSGPSVASEKHQQKSVVEDCKLMASGSCCDCKEIVGRIMKQVRAESEQWTEMQEMLEQVRLEMQELQSSRDTWQRRAIASDISLGSLNSQMLEWKQRAQGSEHHAEELQKKVTELQGKLHTFKSHFPAPSLPNRAWSEACKMENPRAAKAQQHHRPPQDCGKEKEKHVLICRVKHSPSVIPRRSPLQEIGNISLPRQWQR; encoded by the exons ATGTCCGCGCGGCGGCCGATGAGGGGCCAGCACGggacggccacggccacggcgacgCCGCGGGTCCTCAACCTGTCGAGGCGGTCGTCGGCGGGCGGGAGGCCGAGCCGGGCCGCGGGCCGCGCGCAGCAGCCGCGGCCGGCGGCGACGAAGCCGGTCGTCAACCTCGGCGCGCTGTTCGAGATGGAGCGCCGCGTGCGCGGGCTGGAGTCGGCGccagcctcgccgccgccgcggccgcgctcCCGTGCCGCGCGTCGGCCgccgcaggaggaggaggaggacgccggggAGCGGGAGGAGAAGTGGCGGTTCCAGGCGGAGATCCTCCGCGCCGAGTGCAACTTCCTCCGGATGGAGCGCGAGGTGGCGCTCCGCAAGCTCGACTGCCACCGCGGCCAGATGGAGGCCGCGCTCAAGACCGCCGTCGAGACGCTCGCATCG GGGAGGAAGAAGATCGACGGGAGGGGCGAggccggcgtggcggcggcgctggacgAGGGCATCGAGGACCTGGAGGGGATGATGGAGGAGCTGCGGGTGGACAAGGAGAGCGGGCGGAGGGCGATGAGCGGCGCCGGCGCAAGGGAGCTGCGGCGGAGCCACGGCCGGAACTTCGACCGCCAGGCGTCCTCGCTCCGACGGCGCCTCGAGAAGATGCCGTCGGCCGACGCCGAGCACGCTGTGTGCAAAGACATATGCGAGATCGCGCACCCCGTCGCCCcaacgccgcctcggccagccgagCACAGCAGCCGCGACGACGACCACGGCCCCAGTGCCAATCTCTCTGAC GTGGAGATGCTGCGGGTGAAGATGGAGGGGATGTCGAACGGGATGCGCGAGAGGATGGCAGAATACAGCCGCAGACTTGaagccgtcgccggcggcggcgacaacAACGCCGGCTGCCAGTCGAGGAAATGCGGCGGCCGGCACAGCCGAAAGCCCAGCGCGTGCAGCCAGAGGAGCTGGAGCGGCAGCAGCAGCGCGAGCAACACCGgcaacgcggcggcggcggtccggcACAGCGGCCCCAGCGTGGCCTCCGAGAAGCATCAGCAAAAG AGTGTGGTTGAAGACTGCAAGCTGATGGCCTCTGGAAGCTGCTGCGACTGCAAGGAGATTGTGGGGAGGATAATGAAGCAAGTGAGAGCGGAATCGGAGCAGTGGACTGAGATGCAGGAGATGCTGGAGCAGGTCAGGCTGGAGATGCAGGAGCTGCAGTCCTCCAGGGATACATGGCAGCGCCGTGCCATTGCTTCTGACATCAGTCTTGGTTCCTTGAACTCTCAA ATGCTGGAGTGGAAACAACGCGCGCAAGGGTCAGAACATCACGCTGAAGAGCTTCAGAAGAAGGTCACAGAGCTCCAAGGCAAGCTACACACCTTCAAATCCCATTTCCCTGCCCCAAGCCTGCCCAACCGAGCATGGTCTGAAGCTTGCAAGATGGAGAACCCGCGAGCAGCCAAGGCTCAGCAGCACCACCGGCCACCGCAGGATTGCGGCAAGGAGAAGGAGAAGCACGTCCTGATCTGCCGCGTCAAGCACTCGCCAAGCGTGATCCCGAGGCGCTCGCCGCTGCAGGAGATCGGCAACATCAGCCTGCCGCGGCAGTGGCAGCGGTGA